One window of the Chitinophaga niabensis genome contains the following:
- a CDS encoding fibronectin type III domain-containing protein gives MKKFYLLVKLMLLLSVQASWAQVLDPNDPIVVYNAASPPTEPAWGQIGKWVKTNRVSWTTTSYKAYIYKGMQFRLKWPKNYDPLKKYPITIFFHGLGEKGTKYDNEYQLYHGGETHRNKVDDGSFDGFLFYPQNLSGYFGPSYYDNINELINNFFVPQLNVDPFRVSIQGLSAGGSATWDFLNRFPKLVAAAAPISAAQSDYTNTLNTYKYTPIWLFQGGADPNPPPQIAQGIYNAAQAAGANFKLTVYPGQGHGVWGLAWGESDFFPFISRAYKSNPWPLTGRTEFCPNDPIAVTLGLTPGFNAYEWRKNGVVIPGATSNTLNVTELGTYDARINNGSIWSDWSRIPVVIKTKTPTVSPAITVAGIMSNVIPTPAGSDSVVLTVPTGYASYSWKKTTDATVLGTNNTLTVRQPAEYQVKVTEQFGCSSDFSSAFKVVAANGANGPDAVTGLIATAASRTQITLNWNDKPNPANNETAFEVYRSLTQVGGYELIAKVNADVLTYANTGLIPNTAYYYIIRSVNNNGAGAVSNQATATTLVDSQPPTVPGNLTVTTTSRTSVGLSWTASTDDVGVDKYDIYVNGLKAYSIPGDKTSFLVAGLTNQTTYAFTVKARDLTGNSSASSNQVSATTYNKGLSYKFYTGTFSALPDFNTLTPVKVGTSTTPDITVRTQNDNFAFLWEGFINIPVSGNYTFETYSDDGSKLYIGTYNHTATALVNNDGLHGSTYAQGTINLTAGIHPIAITFFEQGGGEEMKVYWKNTASGIGSTRQLIPASAFTDPTPVPGAVPAAPDSLVAKAVSYNKVNLTWHDESNNETGFEIYRSTALAGTYNIIATAAANTTSYADSGSLAPQTTYYYKIKAINKNGDSGYSLYNNDGLKYDYFEAASTYSALPSFTGTPAETGNVNTFDLSVRNRNTHFAIKFDGWLYIPTAGSYTFYTSSDAGSKLYIDGFDAAHQVVSNDHLSGTVERSGVVTLTAGYHRIVVTYFEATNTRALTVSYAGPGISKRAIPAASILTNPNIRTTTLAVPTTPAAPSALVATPVSIKQVDLKWNDNSANEDAFEIWRSTVVNTKNPTYLLLATKTSSDSATAVFVDTTVQANTVYNYKVRAKNIGGTSAFSNEATVTTPNTLPVLAPLANKTMRFETQLEVALSATDEDGDVLTFSVANLPAFAALTDNGNGTGKIVFSPALSNLGEFPIEVTANDGNGGLSTQSFTLTVDDNFQPVLNPVTGVTVAEKATSTIALTATDQNASDVLTWTATGLPDFATLTPDGNTASILVAPGYADNGTYTVTVKVNDGKGGEDVKTFDITVTDVNPNYKVFINFTEGSWVANAPWNNTNKKPVLGDVFPGLKDELNRNTGIALNVMTPWQNINGGANTNNQGANTNNNSGIYPDAVTVSSWWTTTVKQTIKLTGVDTNYRYNFTFFGSRVGISDNRIALYRLNDTATAELNATNNTGNTVTISNIRANAAGEIVLDLEAAPTSSGYAYLNSLVLNATYDDGKAPAKAGNLGVRIIPEGARLSWVDKAFSESSYSVYRATSAAGPYNLVGSRAANDTAYTDADITASTTYHYYVTANNSYGATSSDTVSITVPNRAPNLAAIANVVMKTTQVRQIAITATDDPADVLTLSATGLPSFATLQTTGNGTGTITLSPIAGNIGTFNITVKAVDNNGLQSSRDFTVKVTDNLLTSVFVKFNRVEPAPAPWNNFETQGLAGRAITNILDETGTATPISVTLVDGMGGDNNNGAVTGNNTGVFPDVVMKTYYFDQSGTPKRIRISGLSTTATARYNLIFFGSREGVTDNRNTIYAVGAQSVTLNAASNTTQTVALNGLSADASGNIEFTYQQAPGSFAGYMGALVIQSYEDNGIPLAPDNLVTSNATTNSLKLTWTDKSSTETGFELWRSTERNGTYTKVITTAANITTYTNTGLAANTTYFYKVRAITAATQSPYSAIVSGSTLSYSVYINFNTVNPAPAPWNNTNALPFEGQTMANPKDNLGNPTSFSWTLLENFTGTNPAGQQTGNNSGIYPDLVLAESYYVEPGDTARMLFTGMDQSKEFAFTFFGSRGNGGTRIGAYSINGVTVTLDANNNTSNTVTIDKVVPNADGEVLLKVYVANAYGYLNALVVSASPREVDPLARLASRDRNSGIGNVYDATAKTSTTSADNDDLTIHSVYPNPFNTFVNLSITLKKPANKAVIRLVDLTGRTVVMKDLGSLNAGTYNQRIDLGAQPLSKGVYLLQLSTDSKPGKTVKLIKN, from the coding sequence ATGAAAAAATTCTACCTTTTAGTCAAATTGATGCTGCTGCTCAGCGTACAAGCGTCCTGGGCACAGGTATTGGACCCCAATGATCCAATTGTTGTTTACAACGCTGCTTCCCCTCCTACCGAACCGGCATGGGGCCAGATCGGCAAATGGGTGAAAACAAACCGTGTCAGCTGGACAACAACTTCCTACAAGGCATACATCTATAAAGGAATGCAGTTCCGCCTGAAATGGCCTAAGAACTACGATCCGTTAAAGAAGTACCCTATTACTATCTTTTTCCACGGATTAGGAGAAAAAGGCACCAAGTATGATAATGAATACCAACTCTATCATGGTGGAGAAACACATAGGAACAAGGTGGATGATGGTAGTTTTGATGGATTCCTTTTTTACCCGCAGAACCTTTCCGGTTACTTCGGGCCTTCGTATTATGACAATATCAACGAACTGATCAATAACTTCTTCGTTCCGCAGTTGAACGTAGATCCTTTCAGGGTGTCTATCCAGGGTCTTTCCGCAGGTGGTAGTGCTACCTGGGATTTCCTGAACCGCTTCCCTAAACTGGTAGCTGCCGCCGCTCCTATCAGTGCGGCACAAAGCGATTATACCAATACCCTTAACACCTATAAGTATACCCCCATCTGGTTATTCCAGGGTGGTGCGGATCCAAACCCTCCCCCACAGATTGCACAAGGCATTTACAATGCCGCACAGGCAGCCGGTGCCAACTTTAAACTGACGGTGTATCCTGGTCAGGGACACGGCGTATGGGGCCTCGCATGGGGTGAATCTGATTTCTTCCCTTTTATCTCAAGAGCTTACAAATCCAACCCATGGCCTTTAACCGGGAGAACTGAGTTCTGCCCGAATGATCCCATTGCAGTAACCCTTGGTTTAACACCAGGCTTCAATGCATACGAGTGGAGAAAAAATGGCGTGGTGATTCCGGGAGCTACCTCCAATACATTAAATGTAACCGAGTTAGGTACATACGATGCACGTATCAATAATGGCAGCATATGGTCTGACTGGTCCCGTATTCCGGTAGTGATCAAAACCAAAACACCAACCGTGAGCCCAGCTATTACTGTAGCTGGTATCATGAGTAATGTGATCCCGACTCCTGCAGGTTCAGACAGTGTGGTATTAACTGTACCAACAGGTTATGCTTCTTACTCCTGGAAGAAAACAACGGATGCAACCGTTTTAGGCACCAATAATACATTAACCGTTCGCCAGCCGGCTGAATACCAGGTAAAAGTAACTGAACAGTTTGGCTGTTCCAGTGACTTCTCTTCTGCTTTCAAGGTGGTAGCTGCCAATGGCGCTAACGGGCCTGATGCGGTGACCGGATTGATCGCAACCGCGGCTTCCAGAACACAGATCACCCTTAATTGGAATGATAAACCCAATCCTGCCAATAACGAAACTGCTTTTGAAGTATACCGTTCCCTGACCCAGGTTGGTGGATACGAACTGATCGCTAAAGTAAATGCAGATGTACTGACCTATGCAAACACTGGTCTCATCCCTAACACTGCTTACTACTATATTATCAGATCTGTAAATAATAACGGTGCTGGTGCTGTGAGTAACCAGGCTACTGCTACCACTTTGGTGGATAGTCAGCCGCCTACTGTACCAGGCAACCTGACCGTTACTACTACTTCCAGAACTTCTGTAGGTCTTTCCTGGACTGCTTCTACAGATGATGTTGGAGTGGATAAATATGATATCTATGTAAATGGGTTGAAAGCCTATTCTATTCCAGGTGATAAAACATCTTTCCTTGTTGCAGGCTTAACTAATCAGACGACCTACGCCTTTACGGTTAAGGCAAGAGACCTCACTGGTAACAGTTCCGCCTCAAGCAACCAGGTAAGCGCCACTACTTATAACAAAGGCCTTTCTTATAAATTCTATACCGGTACTTTCAGTGCATTGCCAGACTTCAACACCTTAACCCCTGTTAAGGTAGGTACTTCTACAACCCCTGATATCACGGTAAGAACACAGAACGACAATTTTGCGTTCCTGTGGGAAGGTTTCATCAATATCCCTGTAAGCGGTAACTACACGTTTGAAACTTATTCAGATGATGGTAGCAAATTATATATCGGTACTTACAATCATACTGCTACCGCATTAGTGAACAACGATGGTCTGCATGGTTCAACCTATGCACAAGGTACCATTAACCTCACTGCAGGTATTCACCCGATCGCTATCACCTTCTTCGAACAAGGTGGTGGGGAAGAAATGAAGGTTTACTGGAAGAATACTGCCAGTGGCATTGGTAGCACCCGCCAGCTGATCCCGGCATCTGCCTTTACCGACCCCACTCCTGTTCCGGGAGCAGTACCTGCCGCACCAGACAGCCTGGTAGCAAAAGCAGTGTCCTATAACAAGGTGAACCTCACCTGGCATGATGAAAGTAATAATGAAACCGGTTTTGAGATCTACAGATCTACTGCACTGGCAGGTACCTACAACATTATTGCCACAGCAGCTGCTAACACAACCAGTTATGCTGATAGTGGTTCACTCGCTCCGCAAACTACTTATTACTACAAGATCAAAGCCATCAATAAAAATGGTGATTCCGGATACAGCCTGTACAACAATGATGGTCTGAAATATGACTACTTTGAGGCGGCTTCCACCTATAGCGCATTGCCAAGCTTCACGGGTACACCAGCTGAAACCGGTAATGTTAATACATTTGATCTCAGTGTGAGGAACCGTAATACACACTTCGCTATCAAGTTTGATGGCTGGTTGTATATACCAACTGCAGGTTCATACACCTTCTATACCAGCTCTGATGCAGGTAGTAAATTGTATATAGACGGGTTTGATGCTGCACACCAGGTTGTTAGTAACGATCACCTCAGCGGTACCGTTGAGAGATCAGGTGTAGTTACACTCACCGCAGGTTATCACCGTATAGTGGTTACTTATTTTGAAGCAACCAACACCCGTGCGCTTACCGTAAGCTACGCCGGCCCTGGCATTAGCAAACGTGCCATCCCTGCTGCTTCTATCTTAACCAACCCGAACATCAGAACAACTACACTTGCTGTTCCAACCACTCCTGCAGCACCATCTGCACTGGTAGCTACCCCGGTATCTATCAAACAGGTAGACCTGAAATGGAATGATAACTCAGCGAATGAAGATGCATTTGAGATCTGGCGCTCTACCGTTGTAAATACCAAAAATCCAACCTACCTGTTATTGGCTACCAAAACTTCCAGTGATTCTGCTACAGCAGTATTTGTGGATACCACTGTTCAGGCCAATACAGTTTATAACTATAAAGTAAGAGCTAAAAACATAGGTGGTACCAGTGCCTTCTCTAACGAAGCAACCGTTACTACCCCCAACACTCTTCCTGTACTGGCTCCGCTGGCCAACAAGACAATGCGTTTTGAAACGCAGCTGGAAGTAGCACTGTCTGCTACAGACGAAGATGGTGATGTACTTACCTTCTCTGTTGCTAACCTGCCTGCATTTGCTGCATTAACGGATAACGGTAATGGTACCGGCAAGATCGTGTTCTCTCCTGCTCTCTCCAACCTGGGTGAATTCCCGATTGAAGTAACAGCTAATGACGGCAACGGCGGTTTGAGCACACAATCATTCACCCTCACGGTAGATGATAACTTCCAGCCGGTATTAAACCCTGTTACAGGTGTAACGGTTGCTGAAAAAGCTACCAGCACTATTGCCCTCACAGCTACCGACCAGAATGCATCAGATGTGCTGACCTGGACAGCTACCGGCCTGCCTGATTTTGCTACACTTACACCTGATGGTAACACTGCCAGCATCCTGGTTGCTCCGGGTTATGCGGACAATGGTACTTACACTGTAACTGTGAAGGTAAATGACGGTAAAGGTGGTGAGGACGTTAAAACCTTCGACATTACTGTTACGGATGTGAATCCTAACTATAAAGTATTCATCAATTTCACAGAAGGTTCATGGGTAGCTAATGCCCCATGGAACAATACCAATAAGAAACCCGTCCTTGGCGATGTGTTCCCTGGCCTGAAAGATGAGCTGAACCGTAATACCGGTATAGCCCTGAACGTGATGACGCCTTGGCAGAATATCAATGGTGGTGCCAACACCAACAACCAGGGTGCTAATACCAACAACAACTCCGGTATCTATCCTGATGCCGTAACTGTGAGCAGCTGGTGGACAACTACAGTGAAACAAACCATTAAGCTGACGGGTGTGGATACTAACTATCGTTATAACTTCACCTTCTTCGGAAGCCGCGTAGGTATCAGCGATAACCGTATTGCGCTGTACAGACTGAATGATACTGCTACTGCAGAACTGAATGCTACCAACAATACCGGCAATACCGTTACTATCAGTAACATCAGGGCTAATGCCGCCGGTGAAATTGTACTGGACCTGGAAGCTGCGCCTACTTCATCCGGCTACGCTTACCTGAACAGCCTCGTACTGAATGCAACCTATGATGATGGTAAAGCACCGGCAAAAGCAGGTAACCTTGGCGTACGCATCATACCAGAAGGCGCAAGACTGAGCTGGGTAGACAAGGCGTTCAGTGAAAGCAGCTACAGCGTTTACCGTGCAACAAGTGCAGCTGGTCCATACAACCTGGTAGGCTCCCGTGCTGCAAATGATACCGCTTATACTGATGCTGATATCACAGCCAGCACTACTTATCATTACTATGTAACAGCTAATAACAGTTATGGAGCAACTTCTTCAGACACTGTTTCCATAACAGTACCAAACAGGGCTCCGAACCTGGCGGCTATTGCCAATGTGGTGATGAAAACTACACAAGTTCGTCAGATAGCGATCACAGCTACTGATGATCCGGCTGATGTGCTCACGCTGTCTGCTACCGGCCTGCCTTCTTTTGCAACCCTGCAAACTACAGGCAACGGCACAGGAACAATCACGCTGAGCCCGATAGCTGGTAACATTGGTACTTTCAACATTACCGTAAAAGCAGTAGACAACAATGGCCTGCAAAGCAGCCGTGACTTTACTGTGAAGGTTACTGATAACCTGCTCACTTCCGTATTCGTTAAGTTTAACAGGGTGGAACCAGCTCCTGCCCCATGGAATAACTTCGAAACACAGGGACTTGCCGGCAGAGCCATCACCAATATCCTGGATGAAACAGGTACTGCTACCCCTATCAGCGTTACTTTAGTTGATGGAATGGGCGGAGATAATAACAACGGTGCTGTTACAGGTAACAACACCGGCGTATTCCCTGACGTGGTAATGAAAACTTACTACTTTGATCAGTCCGGTACACCAAAACGTATCCGTATCAGCGGTCTCAGCACCACTGCTACGGCCCGTTACAACCTGATATTCTTTGGATCACGTGAAGGCGTGACTGACAATAGGAACACGATCTATGCTGTAGGTGCCCAATCAGTAACATTGAATGCTGCCAGCAATACAACCCAAACAGTTGCACTGAATGGCCTCTCTGCTGATGCAAGCGGTAATATAGAATTTACCTACCAACAGGCTCCGGGTTCATTCGCAGGTTACATGGGTGCTTTGGTGATCCAGTCTTATGAGGACAATGGTATTCCGCTGGCTCCGGACAACCTGGTTACTTCAAACGCTACTACCAACTCCCTGAAACTCACCTGGACTGATAAATCCAGCACTGAAACAGGTTTTGAACTCTGGCGTTCAACTGAAAGAAATGGTACTTATACGAAAGTAATTACCACAGCGGCCAATATTACTACTTACACCAACACTGGTTTGGCTGCTAACACTACTTATTTCTATAAAGTAAGAGCTATCACCGCCGCTACACAATCACCATACAGTGCGATTGTTTCAGGCAGCACGCTTTCTTACAGCGTATACATCAACTTTAACACGGTGAATCCTGCTCCGGCTCCATGGAATAATACCAATGCACTGCCTTTTGAAGGACAGACAATGGCTAATCCGAAAGACAACCTGGGCAACCCAACCAGCTTCAGCTGGACACTGCTGGAAAACTTTACAGGTACCAACCCTGCAGGTCAGCAAACAGGTAACAACTCAGGTATCTATCCGGACCTGGTGCTCGCTGAATCCTACTACGTAGAACCAGGCGATACCGCACGGATGCTGTTCACAGGAATGGATCAGTCTAAAGAATTCGCATTCACCTTCTTCGGCAGCCGTGGAAATGGAGGTACAAGAATTGGCGCATACAGTATCAATGGTGTAACAGTAACACTGGATGCAAACAACAACACCAGCAACACGGTAACGATCGATAAAGTGGTACCAAATGCAGACGGCGAAGTACTGTTGAAAGTGTATGTGGCAAATGCTTATGGATACCTTAACGCACTGGTGGTTAGCGCCAGCCCGAGAGAAGTAGATCCATTAGCCCGCCTGGCCTCCAGAGACAGGAACAGTGGTATCGGCAATGTTTACGATGCAACGGCTAAAACGAGCACTACATCAGCAGACAATGATGATCTCACTATCCACAGCGTGTATCCAAATCCGTTCAATACATTTGTGAACCTTTCTATCACACTGAAGAAACCTGCAAACAAAGCAGTGATCAGGTTAGTAGACCTTACAGGCCGCACCGTAGTGATGAAAGACCTGGGATCATTGAACGCAGGTACTTACAATCAAAGGATAGACCTGGGCGCACAACCACTCTCGAAAGGGGTATACCTGCTCCAATTATCAACAGACAGCAAACCGGGCAAAACGGTTAAACTGATCAAGAACTAA
- a CDS encoding gluconate 2-dehydrogenase subunit 3 family protein — protein MNRRKAIRNILLLGGAGAAVAGGFNFYRFYKKPDLTALDGYKKLIEELAEIIIPETDTPGARSAGVAPVIITLIKDCTNRKAQNRFMYGLEDVEDYAKARYGKSFVDCDHAAKLAVTGHFEKRDRAWAGIKGKVSRRLIGDSFFITLKKYTLLGYGTSMKGATMGMAYDYIPGQYNGIVPLKPGQKCWAT, from the coding sequence ATGAACAGGAGAAAAGCCATAAGGAACATCCTGCTCCTCGGTGGTGCAGGAGCTGCTGTAGCAGGTGGCTTCAATTTCTATCGCTTTTATAAAAAACCTGACCTCACAGCGCTCGATGGTTATAAAAAACTGATCGAAGAACTCGCTGAGATCATCATTCCGGAAACAGATACACCCGGTGCCAGATCTGCCGGGGTAGCACCTGTAATTATCACCCTGATAAAAGACTGTACCAACCGCAAAGCACAGAACAGGTTCATGTATGGCCTGGAAGATGTGGAAGATTATGCAAAAGCCCGATATGGAAAATCATTCGTTGATTGTGACCATGCGGCAAAGCTGGCTGTTACCGGCCATTTTGAAAAGCGGGACAGGGCATGGGCTGGCATAAAAGGGAAAGTTTCCCGCAGGCTGATAGGAGATTCCTTTTTTATCACCCTCAAAAAGTATACGCTGCTCGGTTACGGCACCTCCATGAAAGGCGCTACTATGGGTATGGCTTACGACTACATTCCCGGTCAGTATAACGGCATTGTGCCGCTGAAGCCTGGTCAAAAATGCTGGGCTACCTGA
- a CDS encoding TolC family protein, producing MKRISLVVLALFLGLATQAQVVKRDTSVLLKLPPDISTVARFKAKLVELALQHPNMKQYAVKKQINKYETNIAGSAWLNHFSAAGNLNEFTIKGSSGANQNNAFFPRYNFGVMVPIGNLIKIPNDVKRVRAEKKLLETAQESDALSVKAQVLELYEEYAANKQLFELHLPLVEDALLNYTQMEEKFRAGDETVSIELYKESYRSYNGEMAKKILLEKELRQSKLKLEEMVGTTLEQVLLQI from the coding sequence ATGAAACGTATCTCCTTAGTCGTTCTTGCTTTGTTCCTGGGCCTTGCTACACAGGCGCAGGTTGTGAAAAGAGACACCAGTGTTTTGCTGAAACTTCCGCCTGATATTTCAACCGTAGCCAGGTTTAAAGCAAAGCTGGTAGAACTGGCCCTGCAGCATCCGAATATGAAACAATATGCTGTTAAGAAACAGATCAACAAGTACGAAACGAATATTGCAGGTTCCGCCTGGCTGAACCATTTCAGCGCAGCAGGTAACCTCAATGAGTTTACCATCAAAGGCAGCAGCGGCGCTAATCAAAACAACGCATTCTTCCCACGTTACAATTTTGGTGTAATGGTGCCAATTGGTAACCTGATCAAGATCCCTAACGATGTTAAACGTGTAAGAGCAGAGAAAAAGTTACTGGAAACAGCGCAGGAATCTGATGCCCTGAGCGTAAAAGCACAGGTATTGGAATTGTATGAGGAATATGCTGCCAATAAACAATTGTTTGAACTGCATTTACCATTGGTAGAAGATGCGTTGCTGAACTACACACAAATGGAAGAAAAGTTCCGTGCCGGAGATGAAACTGTGTCCATTGAACTGTATAAAGAATCATACCGTTCTTACAACGGTGAGATGGCTAAAAAGATCCTGCTGGAAAAAGAACTACGTCAATCCAAGCTGAAGCTGGAAGAAATGGTAGGAACCACGTTAGAACAGGTGTTGCTGCAGATATAG
- a CDS encoding glycosyltransferase family 2 protein, whose translation MILLYILFFLSFFVLFYNYIGYGILLYGIIKIKRVFKKQAPAAAEFEPGITLVVAAYNEEDHIREKISNTLALEYPHHKCQFIFITDGSTDSTPDIIRQEPRIQLLHIPARHGKTAAINRAMPFVENPIVIFCDANTMLNREAIRNIVKHYKDENTGGVAGEKKVVAAGKADAASTEGIYWKYESFLKKLDAELYSVVGAAGELFSIRTHLFQPVEEKVILDDFIISLRINMKGYRIAYAPDAYAMEAPSFSMEEEHKRKVRISAGGFQSIVMLRSLLNFFKYPVLSFQYISHRVLRWTLSPLSLPVLLITNILLVVITPWLIFKLILAAQVLFYVLAMIGYIQAKQEKKSKLSYIPFYFLFMNIAVYQGFFRFMKNSQAAAWEKSKRS comes from the coding sequence ATGATATTGCTCTACATACTGTTTTTCCTGAGTTTCTTTGTCCTTTTTTATAATTATATCGGATATGGCATCCTCCTGTACGGGATCATAAAAATTAAACGGGTCTTTAAAAAGCAGGCGCCGGCTGCAGCGGAATTTGAACCTGGTATAACATTGGTAGTAGCAGCCTATAATGAAGAAGATCACATTCGTGAAAAGATAAGCAACACACTGGCACTGGAATACCCTCATCATAAATGCCAGTTCATTTTCATTACTGATGGCTCTACAGACAGTACGCCGGATATTATCCGCCAGGAGCCGCGTATTCAACTGCTGCATATCCCCGCCCGGCACGGCAAAACTGCAGCCATCAACAGGGCCATGCCATTTGTTGAAAACCCCATAGTGATATTTTGCGATGCCAATACCATGCTCAACAGGGAGGCTATCCGCAACATTGTAAAACATTACAAAGATGAAAATACCGGCGGTGTGGCCGGAGAAAAAAAAGTAGTGGCCGCGGGTAAAGCAGATGCTGCTTCCACTGAAGGCATTTACTGGAAGTATGAATCCTTCCTTAAAAAACTGGATGCGGAATTGTATTCCGTAGTAGGCGCAGCCGGAGAACTGTTCTCCATCAGAACACATTTGTTCCAGCCGGTGGAAGAAAAAGTGATCCTGGATGATTTTATTATTTCGCTCCGGATCAATATGAAAGGTTACAGGATAGCTTATGCACCGGATGCATATGCTATGGAAGCGCCTTCTTTCTCTATGGAAGAAGAGCATAAAAGGAAAGTGAGGATCAGCGCAGGCGGTTTCCAGTCCATTGTAATGCTCCGTAGCTTGCTGAATTTTTTCAAATACCCCGTACTCAGTTTTCAGTATATTTCTCACCGCGTGCTGAGATGGACGCTATCGCCGTTAAGTTTACCGGTGTTGCTAATCACTAACATCCTGCTCGTGGTGATAACACCCTGGCTGATCTTTAAGCTCATCCTGGCTGCACAGGTACTTTTTTATGTGCTGGCCATGATAGGATACATCCAGGCCAAACAGGAAAAAAAATCAAAGCTTTCATATATCCCATTCTATTTTCTTTTTATGAACATAGCGGTGTACCAGGGTTTCTTTCGTTTCATGAAAAATAGTCAGGCAGCCGCCTGGGAAAAATCAAAACGAAGCTAG
- a CDS encoding acyltransferase, with product MEIKTDLNAPLTDVVQPKPAAKKFISYIHNFRGIAIIYVVAAHILVGWPEGSVISRSFDVLWQNSTILFLFIAGYLFQHLSHKFEYKDYLVKKFQNVICPYLILSAPVILYRVLYQDIPGFTTDVHPDFGTWNAWEQAGYYLLHGGHLQPLWFIPMISLYYLIAPVLLYIDRHPKLYYSLIPLFALSLIIQRSVLSDTLVMAVHFLSVYVFGMFLSRYKDEFLEFARKYWIAITILPVVFLVATYFSSKELYDRFDFTHKVLFCGFYIYWLWRLEKYIPKWIDILATYSFGIFFVHYFFVLAARGLFHKLFHQDVPGNIFAWTLNFALVMVLSVLCLKLAQKLLGKKSKFLVGI from the coding sequence ATGGAAATCAAAACAGACCTGAACGCTCCTCTCACAGACGTTGTGCAGCCGAAACCTGCCGCAAAGAAATTCATCAGTTATATTCACAACTTCCGTGGAATTGCTATCATCTACGTGGTAGCAGCGCACATCCTGGTTGGCTGGCCGGAAGGTTCCGTGATCAGCAGATCCTTTGATGTGTTGTGGCAGAACTCCACCATCCTGTTCCTCTTCATTGCCGGTTACCTTTTCCAGCATTTGTCCCATAAGTTTGAGTATAAGGATTACCTGGTGAAAAAGTTCCAGAATGTGATCTGCCCTTACCTGATCCTCTCTGCTCCGGTGATCCTTTACCGGGTGTTGTACCAGGATATTCCTGGTTTCACCACAGACGTACATCCGGATTTTGGCACCTGGAATGCCTGGGAACAGGCAGGATATTACCTTCTGCATGGCGGGCACCTCCAGCCGCTATGGTTTATTCCCATGATCAGTTTGTACTACCTGATTGCCCCGGTGCTATTGTATATAGACCGCCATCCAAAGTTGTATTACTCCCTCATCCCCTTGTTCGCCCTGTCTCTGATCATACAAAGGAGTGTGTTAAGTGATACCCTGGTAATGGCTGTACACTTCCTGTCCGTATACGTTTTTGGCATGTTCCTGAGCAGGTATAAGGATGAATTCCTGGAGTTTGCCAGGAAATACTGGATCGCCATCACCATATTGCCCGTCGTTTTCCTGGTAGCCACCTACTTCTCCTCCAAAGAACTGTACGACCGTTTTGATTTCACCCATAAAGTGCTTTTCTGCGGTTTTTATATCTATTGGCTCTGGCGCCTGGAAAAGTATATCCCTAAATGGATAGATATCCTGGCCACCTACAGTTTTGGGATCTTCTTTGTGCATTACTTCTTTGTACTGGCTGCAAGGGGTTTATTTCACAAACTCTTTCACCAGGATGTACCTGGCAACATATTCGCCTGGACCCTCAATTTTGCCTTGGTAATGGTGCTTTCCGTGCTTTGCCTCAAGCTGGCGCAGAAACTGCTGGGAAAGAAAAGCAAATTCCTCGTAGGGATATAA